Proteins encoded together in one Prunus dulcis chromosome 3, ALMONDv2, whole genome shotgun sequence window:
- the LOC117620550 gene encoding G-type lectin S-receptor-like serine/threonine-protein kinase At2g19130, translating to MDMSRRNNFISQSVLLLLCFTFKDYTSMASNTISPGQSLSGNQTITSPGGIFELGFFTPGNSQNHYIGIWYKKLQKTVVWVANRNQPVSDPSSSALHLFQNGNLTLLNQSKSAVWSTHDPSLPVFSNSTKAMLLDNGNFVITDAFNSSVIIWQSFDHPTDTWLPGGKLGYSKVTNEKLTLTPWRSPENPAPGIFSLEIEQNGTSFLLLYNGSIRYWTSGPWTGKIFTNVPEIELNHYVTNVTYVSNEMGSYVSYDAVNPDVFIRYVLDISGQFKAYKWGKDFPQGNPIWLRPSEHCEVYGFCGASSICNQQQVHLCDCLEGFQPKSPNDWELADHTDGCVRKVPLQCSAGNGGNDTFVVVPDVRFPNNSKTLAAENINECKSACLRNCSCTAFAYGNECLVWTGGLFNVKQLTLDGKVGKVLHLRIAASEAIEVKKESKTLWIVIGVLGGLLAVLLIIAVIAKNECSGEGFEAVEGSLVMFRYRVLRSATKNFSLKLGEGGFGSVFKGTLQNSTPIAVKRLNCPKQADKQFLTEVRTIGKVQHINLVRLRGFCAETSKRFLVYDYMPNGSLESVLFQKSPIVLDWKARYNIAAGTARGLAYLHEECRECIIHCDIKPENILLDAEYAPKIADFGLAKLMSRDFSRIITTMQGTRGYIAPEWISGEAITPKADAFSYGMLLFELISGRRNRDLLDDGLQNYFPTRVANVVTKEEDVITLLDCRLEGNADKEELMRACKAACWCIQDDEKDRPSMGQVVQLLEGVIELGIPPIPQFLDRFSKSLDEAIDYHDYISSASDSRHGYSSNITISGA from the coding sequence ATGGATATGAGTAGGAGGAACAACTTTATTTCTCAGTCTGTTCTGCTTCTGTTATGCTTTACCTTCAAAGATTATACTTCCATGGCATCTAACACCATATCTCCAGGCCAATCTCTTTCTGGGAACCAGACAATCACATCACCAGGTGGTATAtttgaattgggtttcttcACACCAGGTAACTCTCAAAACCACTACATAGGCATCTGGTACAAAAAGCTACAAAAAACAGTAGTTTGGGTGGCAAACAGAAACCAACCTGTTTCTGATCCATCCTCTTCAGCATTGCATCTCTTCCAAAATGGAAACCTAACCCTACTGAACCAATCCAAATCTGCAGTTTGGTCAACTCATGATCCTTCTCTCCCAGTATTTTCCAATTCTACAAAAGCAATGCTTCTTGACAATGGCAACTTTGTCATAACAGATGCATTTAATTCCTCTGTTATTATATGGCAGAGTTTTGATCACCCAACTGATACTTGGCTGCCAGGTGGAAAGCTTGGATACAGTAAGGTTACCAATGAAAAACTAACTCTCACTCCTTGGAGGAGCCCAGAAAATCCAGCACCTGGGATTTTTTCTCTTGAGATTGAACAAAATGGAACAAGTTTTTTGTTGCTGTATAATGGTTCTATTAGGTACTGGACATCTGGGCCTTGGACAGGGAAGATTTTTACAAATGTTCCTGAAATAGAGTTGAATCATTATGTTACAAATGTTACATATGTTTCGAATGAGATGGGGAGTTATGTTTCTTATGATGCTGTCAACCCTGACGTATTTATTAGATACGTGCTTGACATCTCTGGCCAGTTCAAGGCCTATAAGTGGGGAAAAGACTTCCCCCAAGGGAATCCGATTTGGTTGCGACCCTCGGAACATTGCGAAGTCTATGGATTCTGCGGTGCGTCCAGTATTTGCAACCAGCAACAAGTACATCTTTGTGATTGCTTGGAAGGATTTCAACCCAAATCCCCAAATGATTGGGAATTGGCAGATCACACAGATGGGTGTGTGAGGAAAGTCCCTTTACAATGCAGTGCAGGCAATGGTGGAAATGACACGTTTGTGGTGGTACCGGATGTGCGCTTTCCTAATAATTCAAAGACTTTAGCAGCCGAGAACATCAATGAATGCAAATCAGCATGCTTAAGGAATTGCTCATGTACAGCTTTTGCTTATGGTAATGAGTGTTTGGTTTGGACAGGGGGTCTGTTCAATGTAAAACAACTTACACTTGATGGGAAAGTAGGCAAAGTGTTGCATCTACGAATTGCAGCATCTGAGGCAATAGAGGTGAAGAAGGAGAGCAAGACCCTTTGGATTGTCATCGGAGTACTTGGAGGTTTGTTGGCTGTTTTACTCATTATTGCGGTAATTGCCAAGAATGAATGTTCTGGGGAAGGATTTGAGGCAGTTGAAGGCTCATTGGTGATGTTCAGGTACCGAGTTCTAAGAAGTGCAACAAAGAACTTCTCTTTAAAACTTGGGGAAGGAGGCTTTGGTTCTGTTTTCAAAGGGACATTGCAAAATTCTACACCCATTGCAGTGAAGAGACTTAACTGTCCAAAGCAAGCAGATAAGCAATTCCTTACAGAAGTGAGGACTATTGGGAAAGTCCAACATATTAATCTTGTTCGCCTCCGAGGGTTTTGTGCAGAAACTTCAAAAAGATTCTTGGTTTATGATTACATGCCAAATGGCTCTCTAGAATCAGTTTTGTTTCAAAAGAGTCCCATTGTCTTAGATTGGAAAGCTAGATATAACATTGCAGCTGGAACTGCAAGAGGACTTGCTTACCTTCATGAAGAGTGTAGAGAATGCATCATACACTGTGACATCAAACCTGAAAACATTCTGTTGGATGCAGAATATGCCCCGAAAATAGCAGATTTCGGTCTAGCAAAGCTCATGAGCAGAGACTTCAGCCGGATAATTACAACCATGCAAGGAACCAGAGGCTACATTGCACCAGAATGGATTTCAGGAGAAGCTATCACACCAAAAGCTGATGCTTTTAGCTATGGAATGCTGCTTTTTGAGCTTATATCAGGAAGGAGAAACAGAGATCTTTTAGATGATGGGTTACAAAATTATTTCCCGACTCGCGTTGCGAATGTGGTaaccaaagaagaagatgttATCACCTTGTTGGACTGCAGGTTAGAAGGCAATGCTGACAAAGAAGAACTAATGAGAGCATGCAAAGCTGCTTGTTGGTGCATTCAAGATGATGAGAAGGATAGGCCAAGTATGGGGCAGGTTGTTCAACTTCTGGAGGGAGTTATAGAACTTGGCATACCACCTATTCCACAGTTCCTTGACCGCTTTTCGAAGAGTCTTGATGAGGCCATTGATTACCATGACTATATTTCCAGTGCTTCAGATTCAAGGCATGGATACTCAAGTAATATTACTATCTCTGGAGCTTAA
- the LOC117622242 gene encoding dihydroorotase, mitochondrial: protein MIKSLVLPCKALKFPSAKFEGSNQLRHKGKKMELTITRPDDWHLHLRDGELLQAVVPHSASHFARGIVMPNLKPPITTTAAAVSYRESILKALPAGSDFTPLMTLYLTDTTNPNEIKLAKRSGVVYAVKLYPAGATTNSQDGVTDLFGKCLPVLEEMAQQNMPLLVHGEVTDADVDVFDREKVFIDTVLQPLIQRLPQLKVVMEHVTTKDAVKFVESCKEGFVAATVTPQHLLLNRNSLFQGGLQPHNYCLPVLKREIHRQAIVSAVTSGSKRFFVGTDSAPHERRRKESSCGCAGVYSAPVALSLYAKVFEEAGALDKLEAFVSFNGPDFYGLPRNTSKIKLSKTSFKVPDCFSFPFGEIIPMFAGETLEWQPSFN from the exons ATGATAAAGAGTTTGGTCTTGCCTTGCAAG GCATTGAAGTTCCCCTCTGCAAAGTTTGAAGGGTCTAACCAGTTACGgcacaaaggaaaaaaaatggagcTCACTATAACACGCCCTGATGATTGGCATCTTCACCTTCGTGACGGGGAACTTCTTCAAGCTGTAGTTCCTCACAG TGCAAGTCACTTTGCAAGAGGAATAGTGATGCCAAATCTGAAACCTCCCATCACCACCACAGCTGCAGCTGTGTCTTACCGAGAATCGATCTTGAAAGCACTGCCTGCCGGTAGCGACTTCACTCCTCTTATGACTCTCTATTTGACAGATACCACAAATCCTAACGAGATCAAGCTTGCAA AAAGAAGTGGGGTTGTGTATGCTGTGAAGTTGTACCCTGCTGGTGCCACAACAAATTCTCAAGATGGGGTTACAGATCTTTTTGGAAAATGCCTACCTGTCCTTGAGGAGATGGCCCAACAGAATATGCCTCTGCTG gttcATGGAGAGGTTACAGATGCTGACGTTGATGTATTTGATCGTGAAAAGGTTTTCATTGACACTGTTTTACAACCTTTAATCCAAAGACTTCCACAGCTGAAGGTTGTGATGGAGCATGTCACTACTAAGGATGCTGTTAAGTTCGTAGAGTCTTGCAAAGAAG GTTTTGTAGCAGCCACAGTTACTCCACAACATCTTCTTCTGAATAGAAATTCTCTTTTCCAAGGGGGATTGCAGCCTCACAATTACTGTCTGCCTGTACTTAAAAGAGAGATTCACA GACAGGCTATCGTGTCAGCTGTAACTAGTGGAAGTAAAAGATTTTTTGTTGGAACTGATAGTGCTCCTCATGAGAGACGAAGAAAAGAATCTTCTTGTGGGTGTGCTGGTGTATACAGTGCCCCTGTTGCTCTATCATTATATGCCAAGGTCTTTGAAGAG GCAGGTGCTCTTGACAAGCTAGAGGCCTTTGTAAGCTTCAATGGGCCAGACTTCTATGGACTTCCTCGAAACACGTCAAAGATAAAGCTGAGCAAGACTTCATTTAAGGTACCAGACTGCTTCTCGTTTCCATTTGGAGAAATCATTCCAATGTTTGCTGGGGAAACACTTGAATGGCAGCCATCCTTCAACTGA
- the LOC117621749 gene encoding uncharacterized protein LOC117621749, producing MKVVVENLTGSLFYVQVDNNATVADLKREIETQQKLPYDRMILILGADDHRLMTKDDGDDGVSLVDYGVQDESHIYIFFDPLDDGSTHRFLLTWPDSLLGWA from the coding sequence ATGAAGGTGGTGGTAGAGAATTTGACAGGAAGTCTCTTTTATGTTCAAGTGGACAACAATGCCACGGTTGCTGATCTAAAGCGAGAGATTGAAACCCAACAGAAACTCCCTTACGACCGTATGATCTTGATTCTCGGCGCTGATGATCATAGACTTATGACGAAGGACGATGGCGATGATGGGGTTTCGCTCGTTGATTATGGAGTTCAAGATGAGTCCCACATCTATATCTTCTTTGATCCCCTTGATGATGGCTCCACTCACCGTTTTCTACTTACCTGGCCTGATTCTCTCTTGGGGTGGGCATAG
- the LOC117620575 gene encoding uncharacterized protein LOC117620575, which yields MRVIIITSWGHKFCIEVSLKEPVVEIKRKIEQILGAPVASQILVVSGWELLDGLDMEDYPIITEGTNIHLTIKWMGPPLNSYHSSKIQITIKFSARQLHVEVERSETVRSLKEKLQIMDGTPIKRMSLFFSGIELHEDFRNLSEYGISEFSEIIVFLKGMSRVRDELPVRRLSVVVQTSSSLLNAAMIPLEMKDSSTVNDLRQLLLSSKTLPIDEYLFIHKQRIMRDNCSLRWHGVDDGDLLYVFKGAVCRSGY from the coding sequence ATGAGGGTGATTATTATTACTTCATGGGGACACAAATTTTGCATAGAAGTGAGTCTCAAAGAACCCGTTGTTGAAATCAAAAGAAAGATAGAACAAATCTTGGGTGCCCCAGTGGCTTCACAAATCCTTGTAGTCTCTGGCTGGGAGTTATTAGATGGACTAGACATGGAAGATTATCCAATTATCACTGAAGGTACAAATATTCACCTCACCATCAAATGGATGGGGCCTCCTTTAAATTCATACCATTCTagtaaaattcaaattacCATAAAGTTTTCAGCAAGGCAACTTCACGTAGAGGTGGAAAGATCTGAAACCGTGCGTAgccttaaagaaaaattacagatCATGGATGGTACCCCCATCAAAAGAATGTCACTCTTCTTTTCTGGGATTGAGCTACACGAAGATTTTCGCAATTTAAGCGAGTACGGCATAAGTGAATTTTCCGAAATCATTGTGTTCCTCAAGGGCATGAGTCGTGTAAGGGATGAGCTTCCCGTGAGAAGGCTGAGTGTAGTGGTACAAACTTCTTCGAGTTTACTTAATGCTGCCATGATTCCATTGGAAATGAAGGACTCAAGCACAGTTAATGACCTGAGGCAATTGCTTTTGAGCAGTAAAACTCTGCCAATTGATGAGTATTTGTTCATACACAAGCAGAGGATCATGAGGGACAATTGCAGCCTCAGATGGCATGGTGTTGATGATGGAGATTTGTTATATGTATTTAAAGGCGCTGTTTGTCGCAGTGGATATTGA